From the genome of Lentisphaera araneosa HTCC2155, one region includes:
- a CDS encoding protein kinase domain-containing protein: MDDEINSWKSLYKLAEEDGRENSLLYSLWNVENRYEKPEITGSGSMKNIIRTEDTVSGRVIAKAVLKNPQDEQTVESFLREARITAMLQHPNIVPLYDIGLDDQGQPYFTMKLIKGLSLRDILDKLINKDPQTLKDYPLPKRIDILLKVCDALAYAHSRGIAHLDLKPDNITVSTFGDVVVCDWGLAAIIGHNDDMDVSLIESLDYFSKRYYTLSGEIKGTPGYMSPEQAKGGDAVKDERSDIFALGSILYELLSLENAIDGEDVKEIISKTLTGHYVKPSKKRPDLVIPESLEAICMKALRLHPQERYQSVEKIISDIDAYRNGFLTEAEEASFAKQLTLLYKRNKGICLLAIMLVSVIVIGSLVFIESLRKEKQLTTKALEKSETLLDMNKKISREASLSYRFKARTDYYRFLPSQAVEAYEAAHVLHGGDFRSYSYLAKSLCVQQRFSEAKEKLSRGHDLLVKKPEEFTVLTMQLYSDLVALNSHRILSVQELCPLVKKYLGTDRYMIFKSQVFTWAILNTERTAGNEIEEIEADLNWLLSQENKTPINGKLRGWYMGLKFDLSGHLQLHDIRSISQFTFTELNIRGCDVKEMALVKAFPRHPNMDSFQRVATLLLDEGQAVHKYAFTKTKLLRK; this comes from the coding sequence ATGGACGACGAGATAAACAGTTGGAAAAGCCTTTACAAATTGGCTGAGGAAGATGGTCGTGAAAATAGCCTTCTTTATTCACTGTGGAACGTTGAAAATCGTTACGAGAAGCCGGAAATAACTGGTTCGGGATCGATGAAAAATATCATTCGCACGGAAGATACAGTCTCTGGACGCGTCATTGCTAAAGCTGTACTTAAGAACCCTCAAGATGAACAAACTGTAGAAAGTTTTCTGAGAGAAGCGCGTATTACAGCTATGTTACAGCACCCAAATATTGTTCCACTCTACGACATAGGTCTAGATGATCAGGGACAGCCTTATTTTACCATGAAATTGATTAAGGGACTTAGTTTAAGAGACATCCTTGATAAGCTCATCAATAAGGATCCGCAAACTCTCAAAGATTATCCACTTCCCAAGCGAATAGATATTTTACTCAAAGTTTGTGACGCTCTAGCTTACGCACATTCACGCGGTATAGCTCACTTAGATCTTAAGCCCGATAACATAACGGTGAGCACCTTTGGTGACGTTGTTGTTTGTGACTGGGGCTTAGCAGCGATTATTGGTCATAATGATGATATGGATGTATCCCTGATTGAAAGCCTGGACTACTTCAGCAAGCGCTATTATACCCTTAGTGGAGAAATCAAAGGAACCCCGGGTTACATGTCTCCAGAGCAGGCTAAAGGAGGCGATGCGGTGAAAGATGAACGTAGTGATATTTTCGCCCTCGGATCTATCCTGTATGAATTACTGAGTCTTGAAAACGCTATCGACGGTGAGGATGTCAAGGAAATAATTAGCAAAACTCTTACGGGCCATTATGTGAAGCCAAGTAAAAAAAGACCGGACCTCGTCATACCGGAAAGTTTGGAAGCCATTTGCATGAAGGCCTTGCGCTTACATCCGCAAGAGCGTTACCAATCGGTTGAAAAAATTATTTCTGATATAGATGCTTACCGAAACGGTTTTTTGACTGAGGCCGAGGAAGCCTCCTTTGCTAAGCAGTTGACTCTTCTTTATAAACGAAACAAAGGTATTTGTCTGCTGGCTATAATGCTTGTTTCTGTGATAGTTATTGGTTCACTGGTCTTTATTGAGAGTTTGAGAAAGGAAAAACAGCTTACGACTAAAGCTTTAGAGAAATCTGAAACTTTACTCGATATGAATAAAAAAATATCAAGAGAAGCCAGCTTAAGTTATAGATTTAAAGCTAGGACAGACTATTACCGCTTTCTACCTTCTCAGGCTGTGGAAGCTTATGAGGCAGCTCATGTACTCCATGGAGGTGATTTTAGGTCCTACTCATATTTGGCGAAGTCTCTTTGTGTGCAGCAGAGGTTCTCTGAAGCCAAAGAAAAATTGTCTCGAGGCCATGACTTATTAGTCAAGAAACCCGAAGAATTTACTGTCTTGACTATGCAATTATATTCAGATTTAGTCGCCCTGAATTCCCACAGGATTTTAAGTGTTCAGGAGCTTTGCCCCCTAGTGAAAAAATATTTAGGTACTGATAGGTATATGATCTTTAAGTCCCAGGTATTTACCTGGGCCATCCTCAATACAGAAAGAACTGCGGGCAATGAAATTGAAGAAATTGAGGCAGATCTGAACTGGCTGCTCAGCCAGGAAAATAAAACTCCAATCAATGGTAAACTAAGGGGGTGGTATATGGGCTTGAAGTTCGATTTATCCGGTCATCTGCAATTGCATGACATTCGTAGTATTTCTCAATTTACTTTTACAGAATTAAATATCCGTGGCTGTGACGTGAAGGAAATGGCTTTAGTTAAAGCTTTCCCGAGGCACCCAAATATGGATTCTTTTCAAAGAGTAGCGACTTTGCTTCTGGATGAGGGACAGGCAGTACACAAATATGCCTTTACTAAAACGAAATTGCTTCGTAAATAA
- a CDS encoding type II secretion system protein, whose translation MKKFTLIEILVVVAIIGILASLLLPSLSSARDKSRASVCKNNLKQIGIAAYLYADDNEGSLIVSRPGNSHDGWWANVMYVDGYLPIAKGAMTCPSMPVSDAEWAASYKARAYGVVRDKYSNQRDGVNMETTDLRFVNPPEVESASEFFHYADSAAKWNGEFYQAVAFWWDRFQATQGSIHLRHDNRPNVWFIDGHVQGHSIGSLGQLGFHGGWTKDQVQLPF comes from the coding sequence ATGAAGAAGTTTACTTTGATAGAAATTTTAGTGGTAGTGGCCATTATCGGAATTTTGGCATCATTGCTTTTACCTTCCTTGAGCAGCGCTCGTGATAAGAGTCGCGCCTCAGTCTGTAAAAATAATCTCAAGCAAATTGGTATTGCGGCTTATTTATATGCGGATGATAATGAAGGAAGTTTAATTGTCAGCCGTCCCGGAAATAGCCATGATGGCTGGTGGGCAAATGTCATGTATGTAGATGGCTATTTACCTATTGCCAAGGGTGCCATGACTTGTCCTTCGATGCCGGTGAGTGATGCGGAGTGGGCAGCTAGTTATAAAGCAAGGGCTTATGGAGTAGTTAGAGACAAATATAGCAATCAACGTGACGGTGTTAATATGGAAACAACTGATTTACGCTTTGTTAATCCTCCTGAAGTAGAGTCGGCGAGCGAATTTTTTCACTATGCTGATTCAGCTGCCAAGTGGAATGGCGAGTTCTATCAGGCTGTGGCTTTTTGGTGGGACCGTTTTCAGGCCACCCAAGGTAGCATTCATCTTCGCCATGATAATAGACCAAATGTATGGTTTATTGACGGCCATGTGCAAGGACATAGTATAGGCTCTTTAGGTCAATTGGGTTTTCATGGTGGGTGGACTAAGGATCAAGTCCAACTGCCATTTTAA
- a CDS encoding sigma-70 family RNA polymerase sigma factor, producing MEHYTRQTLLQKIKDTHSEDSWNEFVKIYRPYIYHVIRSFGVKHDEIEDYVQNTLLVCWKKLPEFNYEPQKGCFRYWLCRVAKSMVCNHGRKFRRRAELDKKIEIPTMLSPEIEEISDREWIDFITKMAWGNIKTNLSENARLSFEALMEGESLDSISERLSIPRNTISVNKKRITQKMLKEIQQLKRELG from the coding sequence ATGGAACATTACACAAGACAAACGCTACTTCAAAAAATTAAAGATACGCACAGCGAAGACTCGTGGAATGAATTTGTAAAAATCTACCGGCCTTATATTTATCACGTCATTAGAAGTTTTGGCGTGAAGCATGATGAAATTGAAGACTATGTGCAAAATACTTTGCTTGTTTGCTGGAAAAAACTTCCGGAATTCAATTATGAACCACAGAAAGGATGTTTCCGTTATTGGTTGTGTCGAGTGGCTAAATCGATGGTGTGCAATCATGGACGAAAATTTAGGCGCAGAGCTGAATTAGATAAAAAAATTGAAATCCCAACTATGCTTTCACCTGAAATTGAAGAAATATCTGATAGGGAATGGATCGATTTTATTACTAAAATGGCTTGGGGTAATATAAAAACTAATCTGTCTGAAAACGCTCGCTTAAGTTTTGAAGCACTCATGGAAGGTGAGTCATTAGATAGTATATCTGAAAGATTATCTATCCCCAGAAATACGATCTCAGTTAACAAAAAAAGAATTACTCAAAAAATGCTTAAAGAGATTCAACAACTGAAGCGTGAATTAGGCTGA
- a CDS encoding tripartite tricarboxylate transporter permease: MNAEVLQYLFSPSTLLLLALGTWLGIVVGAIPGLTGAMLIALSLPLTFAMDGTDALALLIAMYVGSVSGGLITATLLKMPGTPSSIMTTLDGYPLAASGNPGRALGLGICASGMGGLISWVFLATLAAPVAKFAHHLGPFDFFALIMMAMALIALVGRSMLMGLLSGFIGMLFSMPGFSPSSGESRLTFGFAEMNDGFKLLPVMIGLYAVAEVVVMLRKTDGEIKEITDKPTGMWMSLADWKKYGVNIFRSSLLGTWIGVLPGIGANVGSVTAYTLAKKSSKEPEKFGKGSEEGIVASESANNATVGGALIPLLAMGIPGSVVDAILLGGMVIHGLQPGPLLMTSHPDDVWSLTGAMLISNIMMIGLMVMSVGWLSKLAKIPKTYLIPAILVFCVIGSYGLSNRMFDVWVMLFFCLVGLAMRKLDIPLAPFIIGFVLWPMAEENLGTALMSHNGSFMPIFKQPIACTLLVLTVAMLAFSFIKQIKKTKNAQ; encoded by the coding sequence ATGAATGCTGAAGTTCTTCAATACCTCTTTTCTCCATCAACTTTACTCTTATTAGCCCTGGGAACCTGGTTGGGTATTGTCGTAGGGGCCATTCCCGGTTTAACCGGTGCCATGTTAATTGCTTTAAGTTTGCCCTTAACCTTCGCCATGGATGGCACCGATGCCTTAGCTCTGCTCATTGCCATGTACGTGGGCTCTGTGAGTGGTGGCCTCATCACCGCGACGCTTTTAAAAATGCCCGGTACGCCATCATCTATAATGACGACTTTGGATGGCTACCCACTGGCGGCTAGCGGCAATCCCGGTAGAGCCTTAGGTCTTGGCATATGCGCTTCCGGCATGGGCGGCCTCATTTCCTGGGTTTTCCTTGCCACACTCGCCGCACCCGTTGCGAAGTTCGCACATCACCTTGGTCCCTTTGACTTCTTTGCCTTAATAATGATGGCTATGGCCTTGATTGCCCTCGTGGGAAGATCCATGCTCATGGGACTTCTTTCCGGTTTTATTGGCATGCTCTTTTCGATGCCGGGCTTTTCACCCTCCAGTGGTGAATCTCGTCTCACATTTGGTTTTGCCGAAATGAATGACGGCTTCAAACTTCTTCCGGTGATGATAGGTCTCTACGCCGTAGCGGAAGTCGTTGTAATGCTTAGGAAGACAGATGGTGAAATTAAAGAAATTACCGATAAGCCCACGGGAATGTGGATGTCCCTCGCTGACTGGAAAAAGTATGGCGTGAACATTTTCAGATCATCGCTTCTGGGGACATGGATTGGTGTACTCCCGGGAATTGGAGCAAATGTGGGTTCAGTAACAGCTTACACACTGGCGAAGAAGTCCTCAAAAGAACCGGAGAAATTTGGAAAGGGCAGTGAGGAGGGCATAGTCGCCTCTGAATCTGCGAATAACGCAACTGTGGGTGGCGCACTCATTCCCTTGCTGGCCATGGGAATCCCCGGTAGCGTGGTGGATGCTATTTTACTTGGCGGCATGGTGATTCACGGTCTTCAGCCCGGTCCTTTATTGATGACGAGCCACCCTGACGATGTGTGGTCTTTAACCGGTGCCATGTTGATCTCAAATATCATGATGATCGGACTTATGGTTATGAGTGTGGGTTGGCTCTCTAAGTTGGCAAAGATCCCTAAGACTTACCTCATCCCGGCGATCCTCGTTTTTTGTGTCATTGGTTCTTATGGTTTATCTAATCGCATGTTCGATGTATGGGTCATGCTTTTCTTCTGCCTCGTTGGCTTGGCCATGCGCAAACTCGACATCCCGCTCGCTCCCTTCATCATTGGTTTTGTATTATGGCCAATGGCCGAGGAAAACCTTGGCACAGCACTGATGAGTCACAATGGGAGTTTCATGCCGATTTTTAAACAGCCTATTGCATGTACATTGCTTGTGTTAACAGTTGCGATGCTCGCATTTTCTTTTATTAAACAAATCAAGAAGACAAAAAATGCCCAATAA
- a CDS encoding DUF1552 domain-containing protein produces MNAKINRRNFLRGSGALIALPGLASMNYKANAGTKRKSTRAPKRAIFISMGFGVTQETWFPDLTQKGSNYTLPLGLKPLAKHKSDFTVVQGCRHEHHFGAHNGSTNWLTGANRYAIPGQNMSNSISLDQVITHQVGHHTRFSSLPLVGDDDFNGGHGPGLSLSWDQKGKPIGGIKDPVQVFHKLFSADDMPLEQRQVAIAENRSVLDTVFKDAKRVQRGLSIDDNEKLDEYFQGIRDIEIRLKKDEDWLTVPKAKAPLIEPQFGLKGKDEIEMIYKLMTAALQTDSTRAITYQLPVGTLLQSIDAGFSPHTVSHYAPGPRMEASQKRDKANTQLLAGLIDQLKRTKEADGTSLFDNTTVVFGGGIRSIHYIENVPTLITGRGSNLKLGHNLVLPEHTPLCNVWLTLLQGMGIKADSHGDSTGIIKELQA; encoded by the coding sequence ATGAACGCTAAAATCAATCGTCGCAATTTTTTACGGGGATCCGGTGCACTTATTGCACTACCAGGCCTGGCTTCAATGAATTATAAAGCCAACGCAGGTACAAAGAGGAAATCGACCAGAGCCCCCAAGCGAGCTATTTTTATTAGTATGGGCTTTGGCGTTACTCAGGAAACTTGGTTTCCGGACCTGACTCAAAAAGGTTCTAATTACACACTTCCGCTTGGTTTAAAACCTTTGGCAAAGCATAAATCGGATTTCACCGTTGTACAGGGTTGCCGCCATGAGCATCATTTTGGTGCCCATAACGGCAGTACTAATTGGTTGACGGGAGCTAATCGCTACGCTATTCCAGGTCAGAATATGTCCAACAGCATTTCACTTGATCAAGTCATTACTCATCAAGTTGGACATCATACCCGTTTTTCTTCTTTGCCCCTGGTCGGTGATGACGATTTTAATGGAGGTCACGGCCCAGGTTTGTCTTTGTCGTGGGATCAAAAAGGGAAGCCAATTGGCGGGATTAAGGACCCAGTTCAAGTTTTTCACAAGCTTTTTTCGGCGGATGATATGCCATTGGAACAACGTCAGGTAGCCATCGCTGAGAACCGCAGTGTCTTAGATACCGTTTTTAAAGATGCTAAACGGGTTCAGCGTGGGTTATCCATAGACGATAATGAAAAGTTGGATGAGTATTTTCAGGGTATACGCGATATCGAGATCCGCTTGAAAAAAGATGAAGATTGGCTCACCGTACCTAAGGCAAAAGCACCCTTGATAGAGCCTCAGTTCGGCTTAAAAGGGAAAGATGAAATCGAAATGATCTACAAGCTTATGACTGCCGCACTACAGACTGATAGTACCCGAGCCATCACATACCAATTACCAGTTGGAACCCTTCTACAAAGTATTGATGCGGGTTTCTCGCCTCATACAGTTAGTCACTATGCACCCGGGCCACGCATGGAGGCCTCACAAAAAAGAGATAAAGCTAATACTCAATTATTGGCCGGTTTGATCGACCAGCTCAAAAGAACTAAAGAGGCCGACGGCACCAGTTTATTTGATAATACAACAGTCGTATTTGGCGGTGGCATAAGAAGTATTCACTACATCGAAAATGTTCCAACCTTAATTACTGGCAGAGGCTCAAACCTTAAGCTCGGCCACAACCTTGTCTTACCTGAACACACGCCACTGTGTAATGTTTGGCTCACCTTACTGCAGGGAATGGGGATAAAAGCTGACAGTCATGGCGATAGTACCGGCATTATTAAGGAGCTGCAGGCATGA
- a CDS encoding tripartite tricarboxylate transporter substrate binding protein, producing MCADNVENWPQRPVKVIVPFGAGGSSDTFTRQLIRVIKKENLLDQPLVVINVGGAGGTIGSRRVRHARPDGYTMLMLHEGILTAKHAGKAVYGAEAFEAVAATGKSPNIIAVKSESRFNSLKELMAEAKQSPNALNFAANIGAPSHFAGLILEKTEPGTLFNFVQYGGGAERYGAIMGGHVDMSVFSIDEYLRYKDGGLKAVAIFSQERHAAVPDLPTAIEQGFDMKSSIMNFWWMPKGTPEAIQNKMSEVIATAMQSEDMQNFMKTSRIESLTLSGGDLNREISDREQSISKVSMRKIDVLPLFERWIFGFVVFLAILAMLQKNKVKKEDPLWNARSLKVFALSAVYVCILSLTSLSYPLVSSAFVFALGLIIAEGKKPAYLKLAIFSLSLSFGLFFLFTRVLVVDLPG from the coding sequence TTGTGCGCTGACAATGTTGAAAATTGGCCGCAACGCCCGGTCAAAGTTATCGTTCCTTTTGGTGCAGGTGGCAGTAGTGATACCTTTACGCGTCAATTGATCCGCGTTATTAAAAAGGAAAACTTACTGGATCAACCCTTAGTGGTTATTAACGTCGGCGGAGCAGGCGGGACTATTGGCAGTCGTCGAGTGCGTCATGCACGTCCGGATGGTTACACAATGCTGATGCTTCACGAAGGCATCTTGACTGCCAAACATGCGGGCAAGGCAGTTTATGGTGCCGAAGCCTTTGAGGCTGTAGCTGCGACGGGTAAGAGCCCCAATATTATTGCCGTAAAAAGTGAGTCGCGTTTCAATTCACTCAAGGAATTAATGGCTGAAGCCAAGCAATCACCCAATGCATTGAATTTTGCTGCTAACATCGGGGCTCCAAGTCATTTTGCCGGCCTCATTTTAGAGAAAACGGAACCGGGAACCCTGTTTAATTTTGTTCAATATGGCGGCGGAGCTGAACGCTATGGCGCGATCATGGGTGGACATGTGGATATGAGTGTTTTCTCCATCGACGAATACCTGCGTTATAAAGATGGTGGTCTCAAGGCTGTAGCCATATTTTCCCAAGAGCGCCATGCGGCAGTGCCGGATTTACCAACTGCCATTGAGCAGGGCTTTGATATGAAATCTTCTATTATGAATTTTTGGTGGATGCCCAAGGGAACTCCGGAAGCAATTCAAAACAAAATGTCGGAAGTAATTGCCACGGCAATGCAGTCTGAAGACATGCAGAACTTCATGAAAACTAGCCGGATTGAATCGCTAACTTTGAGTGGGGGCGATTTAAATAGGGAAATCAGCGATCGCGAGCAAAGTATTAGCAAAGTATCTATGCGTAAAATTGATGTACTGCCTCTTTTTGAACGGTGGATTTTTGGCTTTGTTGTCTTTTTAGCTATTTTGGCGATGCTGCAGAAGAATAAAGTTAAAAAAGAAGATCCCCTGTGGAATGCCCGTTCTCTGAAAGTTTTTGCGCTGAGCGCCGTCTATGTCTGTATTTTATCATTAACATCACTTTCTTACCCCCTGGTGAGCAGTGCTTTTGTTTTTGCGCTGGGCCTAATTATTGCCGAGGGTAAAAAACCGGCATACCTCAAACTCGCCATATTTTCTTTAAGCCTTTCATTTGGGCTCTTTTTTCTCTTTACACGTGTCTTAGTCGTGGACTTACCGGGATAA